The Saccopteryx leptura isolate mSacLep1 chromosome 2, mSacLep1_pri_phased_curated, whole genome shotgun sequence genome has a window encoding:
- the LOC136391207 gene encoding olfactory receptor 1J4-like: protein MAYDRYRAICHPLHYTTIMTEGLCVLLVAATWILFSGSALLHTFLLIQPSFCADNTISHFFCDLAALLKLSCSDISLNELVISAEGGMLLFLPLCIILGSYVRIGTIILRVPSIKKSLKTFSTCGSHLFVVSLYYGTLIGVYFFSSSWDSTDITASVMYTVVTPMLNPFIYSLRNRDIKQALEMCVKKVNFFKWQSLNPVTAVRGK, encoded by the coding sequence ATGGCATATGACAGGTACAGGGCCATCTGTCACCCTCTACACTACACCACCATCATGACAGAGGGGCTGTGTGTGCTGCTGGTGGCTGCCACCTGGATTTTGTTCTCTGGCAGTGCCCTGTTACACACCTTCCTCTTGATCCAACCGTCCTTCTGTGCCGACAACACCAtcagccacttcttctgtgacCTCGCTGCGCTCCTGAAGCTGAGCTGCTCTGACATCTCCCTCAATGAGCTGGTCATCTCCGCTGAGGGAGGAATGCTTTTATTCTTGCCTTTGTGTATTATTTTGGGCTCATATGTTCGTATAGGGACCATCATCTTGAGGGTCCCCTCCATTAAGAAAtccttgaaaacattttctacCTGTGGCTCCCATCTCTTTGTGGTGTCCTTATACTATGGGACACTTATAGGTGTTTACTTTTTCTCCTCTTCATGGGATTCCACGGACATCACTGCTTCGGTCATGTACACGGTAGTTACCCCCATGCTGAACCCCTTCATCTACAGCCTGAGGAACAGAGACATCAAACAGGCCTTGGAAATGTGTGTCAAGAAGGTTAACTTCTTTAAGTGGCAATCATTAAATCCTGTTACTGCAGTCAGGGGCAAGTGA